One Punica granatum isolate Tunisia-2019 chromosome 3, ASM765513v2, whole genome shotgun sequence genomic window carries:
- the LOC116198872 gene encoding uncharacterized protein At5g65660-like isoform X2, translated as MNYIEMRDPVPTPRNAGESRTSTGFFLGIASLLLFIIGLSMSITFCYFRKNLRLLCLSALNASELDIKPKAMSEGSKFRHGESLPVLMPGDRVPKFVALPCPCEPPREEKKVVEMQKATAAIAFSTVS; from the exons ATGAACTACATAGAGATGAGGGATCCAGTTCCTACACCGCGCAATGCCGGCGAGTCACGAACGTCCACGGGCTTCTTCCTTGGCATTGCCTCCCTCCTCCTGTTCATAATCGGCTTGAGCATGTCCATCACCTTTTGCTACTTTAGGAAAAACCTCCGTCTGCTCTGCCTATCTGCCCTTAACGCCTCTGAGCTCGACATCAAACCCAAAGCCATGAGCGAG GGTTCAAAGTTCAGGCACGGGGAGAGCTTGCCGGTGCTAATGCCAGGGGATCGGGTACCAAAGTTTGTCGCGCTGCCATGCCCCTGTGAACCTCCACGAGAAGAGAAGAAGGTTGTCGAAATGCAGAAAGCCACTGCTGCAATAGCCTTCTCAACTGTATCATGA
- the LOC116198872 gene encoding uncharacterized protein At5g65660-like isoform X1: protein MSQGIVQMMEDPGILRTNVHQSGTSMGISIGIAFLLVIIFSSSIAIACCYYRDRFQSHHQSSPEPDIEQPPLKPEAMGEGSKFRHGESLPVLMPGDRVPKFVALPCPCEPPREEKKVVEMQKATAAIAFSTVS, encoded by the exons ATGAGCCAGGGGATAGTTCAAATGATGGAGGATCCGGGTATTTTGAGAACCAACGTTCACCAGTCGGGAACATCCATGGGCATCTCTATCGGCATAGCCTTCCTCCTTGTAATCATATTTAGCTCGAGCATTGCCATCGCCTGTTGCTACTACCGGGATAGATTCCAATCACACCATCAATCCAGCCCCGAACCTGACATCGAACAACCACCCTTGAAACCCGAAGCAATGGGAGAG GGTTCAAAGTTCAGGCACGGGGAGAGCTTGCCGGTGCTAATGCCAGGGGATCGGGTACCAAAGTTTGTCGCGCTGCCATGCCCCTGTGAACCTCCACGAGAAGAGAAGAAGGTTGTCGAAATGCAGAAAGCCACTGCTGCAATAGCCTTCTCAACTGTATCATGA